One window of the Rhipicephalus microplus isolate Deutch F79 chromosome 2, USDA_Rmic, whole genome shotgun sequence genome contains the following:
- the LOC119170514 gene encoding putative gamma-glutamylcyclotransferase CG2811 has product MTHCVFVYGTLKSGETNHRILTDPANGHSTFLGEAKTLKKWPLVLVSPYEIPCLLPCEGLGHEVRGEVYQVDDRMLEVLDRLESHPDYYVRSQEDILMLSQPKSPTEACVEGTAPTPPTEAGDRRRAWIYFVRKFERQLLSLPTVAQYTGKPEIKWPELKGDETARTFLDNEFQHIAARALGGCGN; this is encoded by the exons ATGACGCACTGCGTGTTCGTCTACGGAACTCTCAAAAGTGGAGAGACGAACCACAGGATCTTGACCGACCCAGCCAACGGCCACTCCACGTTCCTCGGTGAGGCGAAGACACTCAAGAAGTGGCCGCTGGTTCTCGTGTCCCCTTACGAGATACCGTGTCTACTGCCCTGCGAGGGCTTGGGCCAC GAGGTGCGTGGCGAGGTTTACCAAGTGGACGACCGAATGTTGGAGGTCCTCGACCGGCTCGAGTCGCACCCCGACTACTACGTCCGGTCGCAGGAAGACATCCTCATGCTGTCGCAGCCGAAGTCCCCGACGGAGGCGTGCGTGGAAGGTACAGCACCAACACCACCGACGGAGGCCGGAGACAGGCGAAGAGCGTGGATCTACTTCGTGCGCAAGTTCGAGCGGCAACTGCTGTCGCTTCCGACCGTGGCACAGTACACCGGAAAGCCGGAAATCAAATGGCCGGAGCTCAAGGGCGATGAGACCGCACGAACATTTCTGGACAACGAGTTTCAACACATAGCAGCAAGAGCGCTAGGCGGGTGTGGGAATTAG